In Helianthus annuus cultivar XRQ/B chromosome 8, HanXRQr2.0-SUNRISE, whole genome shotgun sequence, a single genomic region encodes these proteins:
- the LOC110908685 gene encoding 3-beta-hydroxylase, with translation MQYATYITPYACKVLFRFSKSINMSFTLQVFIFSSLPFIIALFLLKSYLSSSNSHKNLPPSPRKLPLIGNLHQLGSSPHRAFHAMAQTYGPLMLIRLGSIPVLVVSTVDAAREVMKTHDLVFSNRPNLSIPSRLFYDSKDMAFAPYGEYWRQIKSIAVIHLLSNKRVQSYRHVREEEMSLMMEKIQKSDESVVNISELLISLTNNVICRVALGRRYDGRKFNNLLKSALELLGCFSVGAYIPSLRWVDQLSGLERRVDKVAKEFDEFLEGVLEEHVNKNRVDVKCEDLVDVLLEIQRDNMTGFPLEDDMIKALILDIFMAGTDTTFTSLEWTLCELLRHPQAMKELQQEALKIGQGRSMITEDQLEKMVYLKAVLKETLRLHTPIPLLVPRESTQDVELLGYDIPSGTQVIINAWAISRDPSKWEASEEFRPERFLNNPIDYKGFHFELIPFGAGRRGCPAIQFAMIINQLVLANLVYKFDLVVMEKDHVLDMSETSGLTVHKKRPILVSATPIA, from the exons ATGCAATATGcaacatatataacaccatatgcTTGTAAGGTTCTTTTTAGATTTAGCAAGTCTATCAATATGTCTTTCACCTTGCAAGTTTTTATCTTCTCTTCTCTTCCTTTCATTATTGCCTTATTTCTTTTGAAATCAtatctttcttcttcaaattCCCACAAAAACCTTCCACCATCTCCACGAAAACTACCGTTAATTGGAAACCTTCACCAACTAGGCTCGAGCCCGCATCGTGCCTTTCATGCCATGGCTCAGACTTATGGTCCACTCATGTTGATTCGCCTTGGTAGCATACCAGTACTTGTAGTCTCCACTGTTGATGCAGCTCGAGAAGTTATGAAAACTCATGATTTAGTATTTTCAAATAGGCCGAATTTAAGCATCCCTAGTAGACTTTTTTATGATTCCAAAGATATGGCTTTTGCACCATATGGAGAGTATTGGAGGCAGATAAAGAGCATTGCAGTGATACATCTTTTAAGCAACAAAAGGGTTCAGTCATATCGACACGTGAGAGAGGAGGAAATGTCCCTTATGATGGAGAAGATTCAAAAATCTGATGAATCGGTTGTTAATATAAGCGAGTTACTTATTTCACTTACAAATAACGTAATATGTAGGGTGGCTTTGGGTAGGAGGTATGATGGGAGGAAGTTTAACAACTTGTTAAAAAGCGCTTTAGAGTTATTAGGATGTTTTAGTGTCGGGGCTTATATTCCGTCTCTAAGGTGGGTCGATCAACTAAGTGGATTAGAGCGAAGAGTTGATAAAGTTGCTAAAGAATTTGATGAATTTTTAGAGGGTGTTCTAGAAGAACATGTAAACAAGAACCGGGTTGATGTTAAATGCGAAGATCTTGTTGATGTTTTATTAGAAATTCAAAGAGATAACATGACCGGTTTTCCCCTTGAGGATGATATGATTAAGGCTCTCATATTG GACATATTTATGGCTGGAACTGATACTACTTTCACAAGCCTAGAGTGGACACTCTGCGAGCTATTAAGACACCCACAAGCAATGAAAGAACTGCAACAAGAAGCACTAAAAATAGGCCAAGGAAGATCAATGATTACCGAAGACCAACTAGAAAAAATGGTCTACCTAAAAGCAGTTCTTAAAGAAACCCTACGACTACACACTCCAATTCCACTACTTGTTCCTCGTGAATCAACACAAGACGTCGAACTACTCGGCTATGACATCCCATCCGGCACACAAGTTATCATCAATGCATGGGCGATATCAAGAGACCCTTCAAAGTGGGAAGCGTCCGAGGAGTTTAGACCAGAGAGATTCTTGAACAATCCTATCGACTATAAAGGGTTTCATTTCGAGTTGATACCATTCGGTGCTGGACGAAGAGGGTGTCCAGCTATTCAATTTGCAATGATTATTAATCAACTTGTTTTGGCTAATTTGGTGTATAAGTTTGATTTGGTCGTGATGGAGAAAGATCATGTCTTGGATATGAGCGAGACGAGTGGTCTTACTGTTCATAAGAAGCGTCCTATACTAGTTTCAGCAACTCCTATTGCTTAA